The Medicago truncatula cultivar Jemalong A17 chromosome 7, MtrunA17r5.0-ANR, whole genome shotgun sequence genome includes the window TTACGATGACATCAAACTTGAATGGAGAaagtagtttttgtttttgtttttgtttttatttgttatgaataaaataattagtgtttttaaattaaatatatcatcattatcattactatatttttatttgttgtgttttaatGTAAACAAATGCtgccaaaaaaaacaaaaaacgaaaaaaaaatttaaaaaatcagtcccgccatttgaaatggcggtaatgaaattaaaaaatagaaaaaaggtgGCAAATCCTGATGGGTCGTGTGTCAGACGACGGTTCATTCCCGCCGTTTCAAATGGTGGGAATGGaggaaaaggacaaaaaaagtgggtcattttggaatatttttttcatagggGGTcagacttgaattttttttggtatattgggtcagaaaaaaaaaattctacatgtgttactttagtaaaataagtatataacaattttatCACTCATCCAccgccaaagataactaacattataattaaaatatatgttttttttctaaaacaaataaaataaaataaaatatatgttttgaaaaagtggatccagagacaatcgaaggaggttacataaactcataagctccttgttaagctgaagggtaagctgaaaatttaggctaattaaaatatgacataagcaGCTTATAAAACTATgacaaactatttttatttatttacccaaacacctttaaaaaagGTTTATAGGAGTAGATAAGCCtatataagctcaaaataagccaatccaaacgggatCATAGTACATTTTTATTATTGGTAAAACAAAACACACACTTTCGTGGTTAAGCAAGTAATGAAATTAGCTGGTGACACAACTTAATTTGtatgttacatatattttttttattaaaatagtctatTTTACCAACAATAAATtgattcattaaatacaaaagaATCGAGTTATGAGGAGATATTTCACATTTTGTGTCCAACAGGGATTAATCGATGTTAAACTACCGTGAAAAGTTGgtaaaaagaaacataaatagAAACCGATGAAAAAgataattgttttttgaagagaaaaaatagtAACATATATGGTACTTAATACGTAGACAACACAAAGTGTCCAATAGCATCAGGAAGAACACAAAGGCACTTCTCCCCCAAACCCAAAAAGAGGTGAATGGAAAACCCCATTGGCAGAATCCTTGAACATTGGCTAGTCTACCATCCAAACATTCTAAATTTCACATGGAACCCTCCTCACACTCCAGCCTCATCCCTTTTATTCCTCTCTCTTTCCATAGCCTCTTATCTCTCCCTCACTCTCCTTCTCCTCTTCCCTCTCCCACCCATTCCACCTCACTTCCTCAAACCCTTCACCGCACTCCACAACCTCATCCTCTCCATCCTCTCCCTCATTATGGCTATTGGCACCTCCCTCACCATCCTAACTCACACCCCCAACCTCCGCTCCACCACCATATGTTTCCCTCCTCATACCCCTCCAAATGGTCCCCTCTTCTTTTGGGCCTACATCTTCTACCTCTCAAAATATCTTGAATTCATTGACACTCTCTTCATCATCCTATCAAGATCCATCAAACGCCTCTCATTCCTCCACGTGTACCATCATTCAACCGTCCCAGTCATGTGTTATCTATGGCTTAATTCTTCTCAATCACTCTTCCCTATTGCACTTCTTACCAACTCATCCGTCCACGTCATCATGTACTCTTACTACTTCCTCACCACCGTTGGAATCCGACCGCCTTGGAAACGCGTCGTTACCGACTGCCAGATTGTTCAGTTCGTGTTCAGCTTCGCCGTCTCCGGTCTCATGCTTTATTATCACTTCGGATCCGATGGTGGTGGATGCTGTGGGATGAAGGCTTGGTGTTTCAATGCTGTTTTTAATGCTTCTCTTTTGGCTCTTTTTCTTGATTTTCATCTCAAGAGTTATGCTAATTCTAAGAACAAGAAACGTACTACGGATAAAGACTCGTGACGTTCATGTCATTATCATCGTCACTCTTTGTTGGCTGTTGTTGGTCTTTAATAACATGTAAGAAATTCACATtgctatctatctatctatttgtTTTTTACAACTTAGTTGTTCAACAATTATACAATGC containing:
- the LOC11434182 gene encoding putative elongation of fatty acids protein DDB_G0272012, coding for MENPIGRILEHWLVYHPNILNFTWNPPHTPASSLLFLSLSIASYLSLTLLLLFPLPPIPPHFLKPFTALHNLILSILSLIMAIGTSLTILTHTPNLRSTTICFPPHTPPNGPLFFWAYIFYLSKYLEFIDTLFIILSRSIKRLSFLHVYHHSTVPVMCYLWLNSSQSLFPIALLTNSSVHVIMYSYYFLTTVGIRPPWKRVVTDCQIVQFVFSFAVSGLMLYYHFGSDGGGCCGMKAWCFNAVFNASLLALFLDFHLKSYANSKNKKRTTDKDS